TGAAGCCGCCGCTCCGGCCCTCGCACGCGTGCCGCACCTGTATTACAGCGACGCGCTCGAAGGCAAAGACAGCTTTGGTGCGCCCGTGCCGCCCGGCTTTTACGTAGACATTTCTGAAACCATCGAAACCAAAGCGCGGATGCTGGCCTGTCACACCAGCCAGCGCACGTGGCTGTTGCGCCAACACGGCATGGATCAATACCTGCAAGCCATGCGCGACTGGTCGGCCCAACGCGGCGCGGAAGCGGGTGTCGCTTACGCCGAAGCGTTTCGGCAACATCTGGGGCACGCTTATCCCCAAACCAATCTGCTGGCCGACGTGCTGGGCGTATTGCCCGCCAACGCCGCTTCAAAATCATGAACGAAACTCTTCCCATCGCCGTCATCTCGCCCAAAGGCGCGGCCCGTGTGCGCGCCGGGCATCTCTGGATCTATCGCAGCGATGTGACCAAACGCCCCAAAGCTGAAACCGGGGCGGTCGTGCGCGTGCATGATCCGCGTGGACGCTTTCAGGGCCTGGCCCATTTCGGCGCGGAGTCGGAAATCACCTTGCGCTTGCTGACGACTGCCGACGTAGCGATTGATCGCGCTTTCTGGCGCGCGCGCTTGCAGGCCGCTGACGAATGGCGGCAACGTGTCGTCAGCGACACCGATGCGTACCGGCTGGTGCACGCCGAAGGCGATGGTTTGCCCGGCTTGATCGTTGATCGTTACGGCGATTGTTTCAGCCTGCAAACGCTGACGCGCGGGATGGAGGCGCTCAAACAAACCTGGCTCGAATTGCTGGTCGAATTGTTCCAACCGCGCCTGATCGTCGAACGCAACGACGCCAAAGTCCGCCAGTTGGAAGGCTTGCCGCTGATCAACAGTGTGCTGCACGCGGCCTCTGGCGTTGATCGTAATGAACTGCCGCCGTTGACGATCAGCGAGAATGGCTTGCGCTTCGCGATTGATTTGCTGGGTGGGCAGAAGACGGGCGCGTTTCTGGATCAACGCGAGAACCGCGCGGCGGCCTTGCGTTACGGGCGCGGGCGCGGGTTGGATTGTTTCAGCTTCCACGGCTCATTTGCGCTGCATCTGGCGCGCGCGTGCGAGCAAGTCACGGCGCTGGATATTTCCGAACCCGCTATCGAACGCGCTCGGCACAATGCCGAAT
This portion of the Acidobacteriota bacterium genome encodes:
- a CDS encoding class I SAM-dependent rRNA methyltransferase translates to MNETLPIAVISPKGAARVRAGHLWIYRSDVTKRPKAETGAVVRVHDPRGRFQGLAHFGAESEITLRLLTTADVAIDRAFWRARLQAADEWRQRVVSDTDAYRLVHAEGDGLPGLIVDRYGDCFSLQTLTRGMEALKQTWLELLVELFQPRLIVERNDAKVRQLEGLPLINSVLHAASGVDRNELPPLTISENGLRFAIDLLGGQKTGAFLDQRENRAAALRYGRGRGLDCFSFHGSFALHLARACEQVTALDISEPAIERARHNAELNGLRNVEFAATNVFDRLRDYEDVGEKFDTIVLDPPAFAKNRGALEAALRGYKEINLRALKLLRPGGLLITCSCSYHVSEDRFQNVLIEAARDAGRMVQVIEKRTQSRDHPHLLTVPETLYLKCMILRVPG